TGCCGAAAGACCTGACAAACCAATGGGAGACCGATCTGGGTGGAAAACTGACACAGCCCGTTGTGGCAGGCGGCAAGCTGTATGTCTCTCAGATCAACTCGCACCGGATTTATTGCCTGGACAGCCAATCCGGCGACATCGAATGGTCATTCACGGCCGGAGGAAAAGTGGATTCTTCTCCCACCTACTACAGGGGGCTGCTTCTTTTCGGCGCCGCCGACGGCTGGGTGTACTGCCTGAGCTCATCCGACGGCAGCCTGGTATGGCGGTTCCGGGGTGCGCCTCATGAGCGGCGGATTGTTTCTTTCGGCCGGCTTGAGTCCTCCTGGCCCGTACACGGAAGCGTGCTGGTAAAAGACGGTGTGGCCTATTTCCTTGCCGGCCGCTCCTCCCATATTGACGGAGGAATGTACCTCTACGGGCTCGATCCCCAAACCGGGGAAAAACTTCACGAAAAGCATCTGGAAACACCCCGCCCCAACCTGCCTGAAGAACGAGGCCATCCTTTTGAACTGGAGGGTTTTCGATCTGATATTCTTGTAAGCGGAGAGGACCATATTTATCTGCGACGGGCCAAATTCGACAAACAACTGAATCAACAAAAAACCAGGAAAAAAACCAAACTCGGGGACAGGAATGTGGGGATGCACCTTTTTTCCAATACCAGCCTGCTTGATGATTCCCGGTGGGACCGGAGATACTGGATGCACTCCGCACGGTGGCCGGGCTTCTATTTTACCCACCAGGCCCCGAAAAGTGGCTCCATAATGGTATTCAACGATTCGGTTACCTATGCCAGCAAACACTATGACCGGATATCGGACCACAGCCCCCTGCATGTTTACGGGCAGGGAAATTTACTGTATGCCGATAACAATGACACCGAACCCATGCTGGTAGGAGAGGAAGGACAACCCAACCCGGTTCAGTGGCTTCCCGATATCACGGAAACAGTAGCCAAAGATGAACTGGGATCTTTCCGGCATCCGGCCGTGAATTATGAAAAAGGGCCCGGACTGACAAGACCTAAAGCTCCCCGGTGGTCTCAGCGGATATCCATAAGAACAAGGGCCATGGCTCTTGCCGGCAGCCGTCTGTATGTTGCCGGCCCGCCTGATGCTATTGATCCGGAAGATCCGCTTGCTACCTTCCGGGGTAGAAATGGGGGCTATTTACAAGTGTTATCCTCTTCAGGAGAGAAACTGGCAACCTATAAACTGGATGCTCCACCTGAATTCGACGGGCTGATAGCAGCGGAAAACCGGCTGTTTATGGCAACCGTCGACGGAACAATTCAATGTTTTGGAAAGTAAAAATAAAGGGGAGAAGGCATATCTCCCCTTTATTCATCCCAAAAATTCTTGGAAGTTAGAAGGAAGCTCAAATTACTTCACTCCCTGTTTATTTTCGGATTTAATCAGTTGCCGAACGCGTTCAGCTATTCCTTCCGCATCAATTCCCTGTTCTGACATAAGCTCACCCGAGCTGCCCGAATGCGGCAGTTTTGTTACAGCCTGAGAATATACCGGAATATTCTGACCAACTGCTGCTGCCACAGCTTCACCCATTCCTCCTTCAGGATAATGATCCTCTATTGTAAGAATGAAGGAGGCATTCTGAACTGCTTCAAGTATACCTTCCTTATCGATGGGCTTCAACGAATAAATATCCATCACGCCTGCTGAAATTCCTTCCTCCTGCAGAATCTCCCTGGCTTTAAGCGCTTCATTTACAGTTATGCCGGTTCCCAGAATCATTGCGGAATTGTCTCCGGATGGCTTCAGTAGCTTTGATCCTCCAATCTCAAACTCCTCTGATAAGTCATAAATTACAGGAGTTTTAGGCCGAAGAGCCCGCAAATAAGATATTCCCTGATATGTATTCATGGCAGCGGTCAGCTTTTCAGCCGAAACAGCATCCGAAGGGGAAAGCACTATGCTGCCATACAATGATCGCATCATGGCCAGATCCTCCAGTCCCATCTGGGAGGGACCGTCCTCACCAATGGATACGCCGGTATGGGTTCCACATACCTTCAGATCTGCCTGAGAATAAGAGGCCATACGGATCTGATCGTGGGCACGGGTAAGAAATGCAGCAAAAGTAGCCACATACGGTCTTTTACCGCGTGCCTGCAGCCCTGCTGCGAAACCAATCATGTTTTGCTCGGCAATGTAACACTCAACAGACCGATCAGGAAAACTATCAAAAGAAAATTTAGTCCGGGTAGAGTTCTTCACATCTCCATCAAGCACCACTATTTGCTTATCCTGTTCACCGAGTTTTTTTACAGCGTTTCCAAAAGCAGTACGTGTAGCTTCTTTATCACCTTTCTGATATTGAGGATCAATCTCTATCTTGCCTTCATCCTTTGAGGGAAGCGGTGATAAACTGGTCTGATTATCCGGTTTATAGTCTACGGTTTGTAAACGCTTTTTGATCTGTTCTCTGGCTTTCACCAATTCATCCTCAGATACGGCTTGCCCGTGTCGTCCGTCGGCATTTTCCAGAAAATCCACGCCTTTACCTTTTACAGTTTGTGCGAGGATCATGGAGGGTCTGGGATCTTTTTTGGCAGCTTCAACAGCTTCAATGATTTCTTCTATGGAATGGCCATCTATGGTTTGTGTATGCCAGCCAAATGCCTCTGCCTTTTTCTGGTATTCCTCAATATTCCATTCATAAATGGTAGGGCCGCTTTGACCCAAACGGTTAATATCAACAATTCCGATAACATTGTCCAGCTTCAGGGCCGAACCCAGAAGCATGGCTTCCCAAACGTTGCCTTCTGCCATTTCACCATCTCCGATAAGCACATAGGCATATCGGTCAATGGAGTCCATTTTCATGGCCATAGCCAAGCCGAGTCCTCCGCTTAATCCTTGTCCGAGGGAGCCTGTAGCCAGACGAACACCCGCCAGTTTGGGAACAGGATGACCCTCCAGGATACTGTCGAATTCCCGCAGACTCATTATGTCCTGATCTTTGAGCATACCTGCCTCATCCATTGTGGCATATAACCCCGGTGCTCCGTGACCTTTGGACAATACAAAATCATCACCTTCCAGAGAATTCGGATTTTCAGGATCATAAACCATCTGATCAAAATACAGAACACTAAAAATCTCTGCCGCCGACATTGCGGTGGTAGGATGACCAGATCCGGCACGAGTAGTCATTTCCAATGATTTCAGACGAATCCGTTCTGCTTTATCCTTTAAAAATTCGTTACGTGCTTTCATAATGCAATCTTTTAGGTTCTACAATTGTGTAATTCCCTTTAAATTGGTATATCCAAAAAAAATAACCCCAATTAGCAGGGCAATAAATTTAAAAAAATTACAGGAATTTTTTAACAATCTATTGTCAGGTAATTAAATAAACAAGTACAAAACGGATTTGTTAACCCATAGCATATTTATACAATCTATACACTCCATCTTATCTTTTACGGTCAT
Above is a window of Bacteroidales bacterium DNA encoding:
- a CDS encoding PQQ-binding-like beta-propeller repeat protein, with amino-acid sequence PKDLTNQWETDLGGKLTQPVVAGGKLYVSQINSHRIYCLDSQSGDIEWSFTAGGKVDSSPTYYRGLLLFGAADGWVYCLSSSDGSLVWRFRGAPHERRIVSFGRLESSWPVHGSVLVKDGVAYFLAGRSSHIDGGMYLYGLDPQTGEKLHEKHLETPRPNLPEERGHPFELEGFRSDILVSGEDHIYLRRAKFDKQLNQQKTRKKTKLGDRNVGMHLFSNTSLLDDSRWDRRYWMHSARWPGFYFTHQAPKSGSIMVFNDSVTYASKHYDRISDHSPLHVYGQGNLLYADNNDTEPMLVGEEGQPNPVQWLPDITETVAKDELGSFRHPAVNYEKGPGLTRPKAPRWSQRISIRTRAMALAGSRLYVAGPPDAIDPEDPLATFRGRNGGYLQVLSSSGEKLATYKLDAPPEFDGLIAAENRLFMATVDGTIQCFGK
- a CDS encoding transketolase, whose product is MKARNEFLKDKAERIRLKSLEMTTRAGSGHPTTAMSAAEIFSVLYFDQMVYDPENPNSLEGDDFVLSKGHGAPGLYATMDEAGMLKDQDIMSLREFDSILEGHPVPKLAGVRLATGSLGQGLSGGLGLAMAMKMDSIDRYAYVLIGDGEMAEGNVWEAMLLGSALKLDNVIGIVDINRLGQSGPTIYEWNIEEYQKKAEAFGWHTQTIDGHSIEEIIEAVEAAKKDPRPSMILAQTVKGKGVDFLENADGRHGQAVSEDELVKAREQIKKRLQTVDYKPDNQTSLSPLPSKDEGKIEIDPQYQKGDKEATRTAFGNAVKKLGEQDKQIVVLDGDVKNSTRTKFSFDSFPDRSVECYIAEQNMIGFAAGLQARGKRPYVATFAAFLTRAHDQIRMASYSQADLKVCGTHTGVSIGEDGPSQMGLEDLAMMRSLYGSIVLSPSDAVSAEKLTAAMNTYQGISYLRALRPKTPVIYDLSEEFEIGGSKLLKPSGDNSAMILGTGITVNEALKAREILQEEGISAGVMDIYSLKPIDKEGILEAVQNASFILTIEDHYPEGGMGEAVAAAVGQNIPVYSQAVTKLPHSGSSGELMSEQGIDAEGIAERVRQLIKSENKQGVK